The genomic window CACCATTGTTACCGCGAACACGCATGCAGGCCTGCTGTATGGCACATTCAAACTACTGCAGCTGCTGCAAACAGGGCAGGCCGTTTCTAATTTAGCTATTGAGTCCGCCCCAGCAACCAAACTGCGTGTGCTTAACCACTGGGATAACCTCGATCGCTATGTGGAGCGCGGCTATGCCGGTGAGTCTATTTGGAACTGGCACAAGCTGCCGCACTACAAATCGCAGCGCTACTACGATTACGCTCGCGCTAACGCGTCCATTGGTATTAACGGTGTGGTACTAAACAATGTTAACGCCGACCCCTTAATTCTTACCCCGCAGTACCTTGTAAAAGTAAAAGCACTGGCAGATATTTTTAGGCCCTACGGCATTAAAGTTTATCTTTCGGTGAAGTTTAGCTCGCCGAATCTTATTGGCGGGCTGCCAACATCCGACCCGTTAGATAAAAATGTGCAAGCTTGGTGGCAAGCGAAAGCGAATGAAATTTACTCGCTCATTCCCGACTTTGGTGGCTTTTTAGTAAAAGCGAATTCGGAAGGGCAGCCCGGCCCAGGGGACTTTGGCCGCAGCCATGCACAAGGGGCAAATATGTTGGCCGATGCACTGGCACCCCATGGCGGCAATGTAATGTGGCGCGCGTTTGTATATAACGTAGAAGCCAATGTGGAGCGATCCAAGCAGGCATACAACGAATTTAAGCCATTAGACGGTACCTTTAGGCAAAACGTATTGGTGCAAGTAAAAAATGGGCCAATTGATTTTCAGCCACGTGAACCGTTTAGCCCGCTGTTTGGTGCTATGCCCAAAACGCCGTTAATGATGGAGTTTCAAATTACTCAGGAGTACTTGGGGTTTAGTACTCACCTTGTTTACTTGGGGCCGCTGTACGAAGAAGTACTTAAGGCCGATACCTATGCGAAGGGGGCAGGGTCTACTGTTGCGAAGGTGGTCGATGGCTCGCTCTACGGGCACGGTATAACGGGTATGGCTGGGGTAGCTAATATTGGCAGCGATCGCAATTGGACCGGCCATATTTTCGGCCAAGCCAACTGGTATGTATTTGGCCAATTGGCGTGGAACCCCGAGGTAAGCACTAAGCAAATAGCCGATGATTGGATTCGCATGACACTCACCCGCGACGATAAAGCGGTAAACACCATTCGCGCAATGATGATGGCCAGCCGCGAAACGGCGGTTAACTACATGACGCCCCTGGGGCTGCATCACATTATGGGGTGGGGGCACCACTACGGCCCAGCGCCGTGGATAGGCGAGCAAAAACCCGATTGGATGCGTGAAGATTGGACATCTGTTTACTATCATAGCGCAAACGCCACAGGGCTAGGCAAAGATAGAACAGCTTCTGGCAGCAATGTCATAGCGCAATACCACGCCCCTTTACGGCAGGCCTATAGCGACCCGAAAACCACGCCCACCGAGTTGCTATTGTGGTTTCATCATTTGCCTTGGCATTATGAATTAGCGAATGGCAATAGCCTGTGGCATGAACTGGTAGCGCGTTACTATTTAGGCGCGCAGGCTGTGGCAGAAATGGCCAAAACGTGGGATGGCCTAGAAGCTAATATCCCCCCGCAGCTATTCAAACAAGTACAAATGGCGCTGGCTATTCAAACCCAAGAAGCCGCGTGGTGGCGCGATGCCTGCGTGCTGTATTTTCAAAGCTATTCTAAGCAGTCGCTACCCGAGGGCTTTGCAAAACCTAAGCACTCGCTCGAATACTATAAAGGGTTAAGCTTCCCGCATGCGCCGGGTGACGGGCGTTAAATTCATCTTTTTGCCGCTGTTGTGTAGCACCTTATTTGTTATGGGTGCTATACAACACACGGTAAGCGATTCTTCTGTAAAATAGTCTTTCCCCTGCGTTCACTTTACCTTCACTATGATGTACGCATCTGCCTTGCGCTGCGTGCGCTATATCCTTTATTAGTTTTGGGCTTGGTGATAATGTGAGCCGCAACCCAATAGCCCATTAAGGGAATGAATAGGGAATTAAGTGCTGGCAGCACAAGGCACTAAAAACTGGGGCTAACCCCTACAATAATTACAAAA from Saccharophagus degradans 2-40 includes these protein-coding regions:
- a CDS encoding alpha-glucuronidase family glycosyl hydrolase, which produces MINQRLFQRQFQCCRLMATLGVNAAKFAMFAAICLQFSVAEAAKSRDGYGLWLDYQPITNTREREGYIKALSPWQVEGEAATADFIRQELTAALGAMLGVEAGPVGDYTHNSLAHPVARLLVATPEESAVIRSLALGDALTRVGQEGYLIKTTRYRDKPITIVTANTHAGLLYGTFKLLQLLQTGQAVSNLAIESAPATKLRVLNHWDNLDRYVERGYAGESIWNWHKLPHYKSQRYYDYARANASIGINGVVLNNVNADPLILTPQYLVKVKALADIFRPYGIKVYLSVKFSSPNLIGGLPTSDPLDKNVQAWWQAKANEIYSLIPDFGGFLVKANSEGQPGPGDFGRSHAQGANMLADALAPHGGNVMWRAFVYNVEANVERSKQAYNEFKPLDGTFRQNVLVQVKNGPIDFQPREPFSPLFGAMPKTPLMMEFQITQEYLGFSTHLVYLGPLYEEVLKADTYAKGAGSTVAKVVDGSLYGHGITGMAGVANIGSDRNWTGHIFGQANWYVFGQLAWNPEVSTKQIADDWIRMTLTRDDKAVNTIRAMMMASRETAVNYMTPLGLHHIMGWGHHYGPAPWIGEQKPDWMREDWTSVYYHSANATGLGKDRTASGSNVIAQYHAPLRQAYSDPKTTPTELLLWFHHLPWHYELANGNSLWHELVARYYLGAQAVAEMAKTWDGLEANIPPQLFKQVQMALAIQTQEAAWWRDACVLYFQSYSKQSLPEGFAKPKHSLEYYKGLSFPHAPGDGR